A genome region from Sphingomonas sp. BGYR3 includes the following:
- a CDS encoding glycosyltransferase family 2 protein has product MSAPLVSVVIPNYNGAQTLDETLNSVRGQSHSALEIIVVDDGSRDDSVALVARHAAVDPRVRVIQQVNSGVAAARNAGWRAAASDFVAFVDSDDLWAPDKIERQLRRMQAADNPGLVYCGYALIDRESRVLEREPCAAHEGDVLGKLVQGNFIGNGSAALVQRWVLERTGGFEPALHHAGAQGCEDLLFYCRAAEHCGFGAVPDHLVGYRTLPDNMSSDGRRMLRSWQMVIDEIGGRHPEHLPALEQGISWFAIWTANRALFQRKPMMIARILAHLAPGRPALAARILMLEMPRAVRRSLYKRRRIAAAVETGAVAAAPAERYPIGVPA; this is encoded by the coding sequence ATGAGCGCGCCCCTCGTCTCTGTCGTCATCCCCAATTACAACGGCGCGCAAACGCTGGACGAAACGCTGAACAGCGTGCGCGGCCAGAGCCATTCGGCGCTTGAAATCATTGTGGTCGACGATGGATCGCGCGACGACAGCGTTGCTCTGGTCGCCCGCCACGCGGCTGTCGATCCGCGCGTGCGCGTGATTCAGCAGGTCAATTCCGGTGTAGCGGCCGCCCGCAATGCCGGGTGGCGGGCCGCGGCCAGCGATTTTGTCGCCTTTGTCGATTCGGACGATCTGTGGGCGCCGGACAAGATCGAACGCCAGCTGCGGCGGATGCAGGCGGCCGATAATCCCGGCCTCGTTTACTGCGGCTATGCCCTGATCGACCGCGAAAGCCGCGTGCTGGAACGCGAACCGTGCGCCGCCCACGAGGGCGATGTGCTGGGCAAGCTGGTGCAGGGCAACTTCATCGGCAATGGCAGCGCGGCACTGGTGCAACGCTGGGTGCTGGAACGGACGGGCGGGTTCGAACCGGCATTGCACCATGCGGGCGCTCAGGGGTGCGAGGATCTGCTGTTTTACTGCCGTGCCGCCGAACATTGCGGCTTTGGCGCAGTGCCGGACCATCTGGTCGGATACCGCACCCTGCCCGACAACATGTCCAGCGACGGGCGGCGGATGCTGCGGTCGTGGCAGATGGTGATCGACGAAATCGGCGGGCGCCACCCCGAACACCTGCCCGCCCTTGAACAGGGGATCAGCTGGTTTGCCATCTGGACGGCCAATCGTGCCCTGTTTCAGCGAAAACCGATGATGATTGCCCGGATCCTCGCGCATCTTGCGCCCGGCCGTCCTGCGCTGGCCGCGCGCATCCTGATGCTGGAAATGCCGCGCGCGGTTCGCCGGTCGCTGTACAAGCGCCGCCGCATCGCCGCCGCCGTAGAAACAGGCGCAGTGGCCGCCGCCCCGGCCGAACGCTATCCGATCGGCGTTCCGGCATGA